One Cohnella candidum genomic region harbors:
- the atpF gene encoding F0F1 ATP synthase subunit B, whose amino-acid sequence MSFLWENFLIQLIAFAVLFFLLQRFAFKPLFGVMEKRRQMVLEQMESAQKNRDEANQYIEEQKQALQQARKEAYDIIEQAKSTGSKQADDILAAARNEAGRLKEEALRDIESEKNKAVAALRAQVSGLSVLIASKIIEKQVDEQTQQQLVEQYLQEVGNKS is encoded by the coding sequence TTGAGTTTCTTATGGGAAAATTTCCTGATTCAGTTGATCGCATTCGCTGTCCTGTTCTTCCTTCTGCAGCGTTTTGCATTCAAACCGTTGTTCGGAGTCATGGAGAAGCGCCGCCAAATGGTGTTGGAGCAGATGGAAAGCGCTCAGAAAAACCGTGACGAAGCGAACCAATATATCGAAGAGCAGAAACAAGCCCTTCAACAAGCTCGCAAGGAAGCTTACGACATCATCGAGCAAGCGAAGTCGACGGGCTCCAAGCAAGCGGACGACATTCTCGCGGCCGCCCGCAACGAAGCCGGCCGTTTGAAAGAAGAGGCTCTCCGCGACATCGAGAGCGAGAAGAACAAAGCGGTTGCCGCTCTTAGAGCGCAAGTCAGCGGCTTGTCCGTCCTGATCGCGTCCAAGATCATCGAGAAGCAAGTCGATGAGCAAACGCAGCAACAGTTGGTCGAACAATACCTTCAAGAGGTAGGGAATAAGTCATGA
- the atpE gene encoding F0F1 ATP synthase subunit C: MEYGYLAAGIVFGLGALGAGIGNGLIFSKTVEGISRQPELRGTLTATAFIGVGLVEAMPIISLVLAFMWAK; encoded by the coding sequence ATGGAATACGGTTATTTGGCAGCAGGTATCGTTTTTGGTCTGGGTGCGCTCGGCGCTGGTATCGGTAACGGTTTGATCTTCAGCAAAACGGTCGAAGGCATCTCCCGTCAGCCTGAGCTTCGCGGTACGTTGACGGCTACGGCGTTCATCGGCGTAGGTCTGGTAGAAGCAATGCCGATCATCTCCCTCGTCCTCGCGTTCATGTGGGCGAAGTAA
- the atpB gene encoding F0F1 ATP synthase subunit A, protein MEHLAPLLKIGGFRLDLAALFMIVLSSLIVFVLCRLAVRNASVENPGKLQNFLEWVVEFVQGIIGQAMDFKKGKPYLALGLTLILYIFVSNMLGLPFGIVTEAHDAGHATFLGQQLYVEGQPEHLAFNWWKSPTADASMTMALALIVIVLSHIQGLRHNTKHYLKHYTHNPNIVFLPIHLIEIVSKPLTLGLRLFGNIFAGEVMIGVILGMGAIGIPAMIVWQGFSIFVGCIQAFVFTMLTMVYISQSIVHEEDH, encoded by the coding sequence ATGGAACATTTAGCGCCTTTGCTCAAGATCGGCGGATTCAGATTGGACTTGGCCGCCCTTTTCATGATCGTCCTGTCGAGCCTTATCGTATTCGTGTTGTGCCGCTTGGCCGTGCGGAACGCGTCGGTCGAGAATCCGGGCAAACTCCAGAACTTCCTGGAGTGGGTCGTCGAATTCGTGCAAGGAATCATCGGGCAAGCGATGGACTTCAAGAAAGGCAAACCTTACTTGGCTCTGGGCTTGACGCTGATCCTGTACATTTTCGTGTCCAACATGCTCGGCCTTCCGTTCGGCATCGTAACGGAAGCGCACGACGCCGGTCATGCGACCTTCCTCGGGCAGCAACTGTACGTGGAAGGGCAGCCTGAACACCTGGCCTTCAATTGGTGGAAGTCTCCGACGGCCGACGCCTCGATGACCATGGCTCTCGCTCTGATCGTCATCGTCCTGTCGCACATCCAAGGCTTGCGCCACAACACGAAGCACTATCTCAAGCATTACACGCACAACCCGAACATCGTTTTCCTTCCGATCCACCTGATCGAAATCGTGTCCAAGCCCCTGACGCTCGGCTTGCGTCTTTTCGGCAACATTTTTGCCGGCGAAGTCATGATCGGCGTTATTCTCGGGATGGGCGCGATCGGCATTCCGGCCATGATCGTATGGCAAGGATTCAGTATTTTCGTAGGCTGCATTCAGGCTTTCGTATTCACCATGCTGACGATGGTTTACATCTCGCAATCCATTGTCCATGAAGAGGATCATTAA
- a CDS encoding ATP synthase subunit I, whose amino-acid sequence MNDLPVLMRRNTRLTFFFLSVGFLGMVFRPDWKPVFGGFLMGVAGGYLMSLHLAWKVQAIAAKAATGRRGRFGTFGFVSRAAIGVLAAVISVRYLEFNLPATAVGLLAGPLVTLLLGLFAISRQSGGHSSDERGEKQ is encoded by the coding sequence ATGAACGACTTGCCCGTTTTGATGCGAAGGAATACGCGTTTGACGTTCTTTTTTTTGTCCGTAGGTTTCTTGGGCATGGTATTCCGGCCCGATTGGAAGCCGGTTTTCGGAGGTTTCTTGATGGGAGTGGCGGGGGGCTATCTCATGTCCCTGCATCTGGCATGGAAGGTGCAGGCCATCGCGGCGAAAGCCGCGACCGGACGACGCGGCCGTTTCGGAACGTTCGGCTTCGTGTCCCGCGCTGCAATCGGCGTGTTGGCCGCGGTGATTTCCGTCCGCTACCTGGAGTTCAATCTCCCGGCGACGGCGGTCGGTTTATTAGCGGGGCCGTTGGTCACACTGTTATTGGGATTATTCGCCATAAGCCGCCAATCCGGCGGTCACTCCTCCGATGAAAGGGGTGAGAAGCAATAA
- a CDS encoding AtpZ/AtpI family protein has product MTDSPQRNKPPQDINPWKTAGLVMGLGVELAVCVGLGWWLGTVYDERNGTDFGYLTGVIVGLVAGIGSAVALIRKFSGERRT; this is encoded by the coding sequence ATGACGGACTCCCCTCAGCGGAACAAGCCGCCTCAGGACATCAACCCGTGGAAAACCGCGGGACTGGTTATGGGGCTCGGAGTGGAGCTTGCGGTATGCGTCGGACTCGGTTGGTGGCTGGGGACGGTGTATGACGAACGGAACGGTACCGATTTCGGATACCTGACGGGCGTCATCGTCGGGCTCGTGGCCGGCATCGGTTCCGCCGTCGCGCTAATCCGCAAGTTTTCGGGGGAACGGAGGACGTAA
- the wecB gene encoding non-hydrolyzing UDP-N-acetylglucosamine 2-epimerase, translating to MSKIKVMTIFGTRPEAVKMAPLVLELQKFPEQIDSIVCVTAQHRQLLDQVLEFFEIRPDYDLNVMQQRQTLTGTTIRVLEGLEPVLAESKPDIVLVHGDTQTCFLGSYAAFIQQIQVGHVEAGLRTWNKMSPYPEEMNRQLAGVLSDVHFAPTQQSAANLLKENKPADKIYVTGNTATDVFQYTVDPGFEHPVLEWAKGKRMILMTAHRREAIGEPHRNIFRAVKRIADEFEDVAVVYAVHPNPAVREPANEILGSHPRVKLIEPLDVFEFHNFYPHTFMIMTDSGGLQEEAPSFGVPTLVLRDTTERPEGIEAGTLELVGTDEDHVYGRAKALLTEPALYERMSKAANPYGDGQASRRIVQAILHHFGKGERPDSFR from the coding sequence GTGAGCAAGATCAAGGTCATGACGATTTTCGGCACCAGGCCGGAAGCGGTGAAGATGGCGCCGCTCGTGCTCGAGCTTCAGAAGTTTCCGGAACAGATCGATTCCATCGTATGCGTAACGGCTCAGCATCGGCAGCTGCTCGACCAGGTGCTGGAGTTTTTCGAGATCCGTCCCGACTACGATCTGAACGTCATGCAGCAACGCCAGACGTTGACCGGTACGACCATCCGCGTATTGGAAGGGCTGGAGCCCGTGCTCGCCGAATCCAAGCCGGACATCGTGCTCGTCCATGGCGATACCCAAACTTGTTTCCTGGGCAGCTACGCGGCCTTCATTCAGCAGATCCAAGTCGGGCACGTCGAAGCGGGCCTGCGCACTTGGAACAAAATGTCCCCGTATCCCGAAGAAATGAACCGCCAGCTGGCCGGCGTCTTGTCCGACGTTCATTTCGCTCCGACGCAGCAATCGGCGGCGAACTTGCTGAAGGAAAATAAACCCGCCGACAAAATCTACGTCACGGGCAACACGGCGACTGACGTGTTCCAGTACACGGTGGATCCGGGCTTCGAACACCCTGTTTTGGAGTGGGCGAAGGGCAAGCGGATGATCCTCATGACGGCTCACCGCCGCGAAGCGATCGGAGAGCCGCACCGCAACATTTTCCGCGCCGTCAAGCGCATTGCCGACGAATTCGAGGACGTCGCCGTCGTGTACGCGGTGCACCCGAATCCGGCCGTGCGGGAGCCGGCGAACGAAATCCTGGGCTCCCATCCGCGGGTCAAGCTGATCGAGCCGCTCGACGTGTTCGAATTCCATAACTTCTATCCGCATACGTTCATGATCATGACGGATTCCGGCGGGCTGCAGGAAGAAGCGCCTTCGTTCGGCGTTCCTACTCTCGTGCTCCGCGATACGACGGAGCGTCCGGAAGGCATCGAGGCGGGCACGCTCGAGCTGGTCGGAACCGATGAAGATCATGTATACGGCAGGGCCAAAGCTCTGTTGACGGAGCCCGCGCTGTACGAACGCATGAGCAAAGCCGCCAACCCTTACGGGGACGGACAAGCCTCCAGGCGGATCGTGCAGGCGATCCTCCATCATTTCGGCAAAGGCGAAAGGCCGGATTCGTTCCGCTGA
- the upp gene encoding uracil phosphoribosyltransferase, whose product MGRLVICDHPLIQHKVTIIRDKETNTKQFRELVDEVAMLMAYELTRDMPLEEITVHTPVSEAVGRRIAGRTMGLVPILRAGLGMVDGVLQILPSAKVGHIGMYRDHETLQPVEYYISLPTDVEERELIIIDPMLATGGSANAAIDMLKKRGCRPTKLMCLIAAPEGVKAVQERHPDVDIYLAALDEKLNEQGYIVPGLGDAGDRLYGTN is encoded by the coding sequence ATGGGGCGACTCGTGATTTGCGATCATCCGCTGATCCAGCATAAAGTAACGATTATAAGGGACAAGGAAACGAATACGAAACAGTTCCGGGAATTGGTCGATGAGGTCGCGATGCTCATGGCTTATGAGCTGACCCGGGACATGCCTTTGGAAGAAATCACCGTACATACGCCGGTTTCGGAGGCCGTCGGGCGCCGCATTGCCGGCAGAACGATGGGCCTCGTTCCGATTTTGCGCGCGGGACTCGGCATGGTCGACGGGGTGCTGCAAATCCTGCCTTCCGCGAAGGTGGGGCATATCGGCATGTACCGCGATCACGAAACGCTGCAGCCGGTCGAATATTACATCAGCCTTCCGACCGACGTCGAAGAGCGGGAGCTGATCATCATCGATCCGATGCTGGCTACCGGCGGCTCGGCGAACGCCGCTATCGACATGCTGAAGAAGCGGGGCTGCCGCCCGACGAAGCTGATGTGCCTCATTGCCGCTCCCGAAGGCGTCAAAGCCGTGCAGGAACGCCACCCGGACGTGGACATTTATCTGGCGGCGCTGGACGAGAAGCTCAACGAGCAAGGCTACATCGTGCCGGGTCTCGGAGACGCGGGAGACCGCCTGTACGGCACCAACTAA
- a CDS encoding NADH:flavin oxidoreductase/NADH oxidase, which yields MSHLGQPYKLKSLELKNRIVMSPMCQYSVDAEDGKPNDWHFVHYATRAIGGTGLIIIEMTDVEPDGRISNRDLGIWSDDHIPAFRRVIDEIHKYGAKAAIQIAHAGRKALDAEVPVGPGDEPFAPDAKKPRPLTTEEVWQMVGKFADAARRAVEAGVDTIELHGAHGYLIHQFQSPGINKRTDEFGAYYAKFGVEIIRAVKKVLPADMPLIMRVSAIEYMQGGYGLEHSLEMCRAYRDAGVDMFDISTGGEGGPAGPRKPGNYPGYQLPYARAVKEQLGVPVMTVGMMEDPALAEHAVAGGDADLVAIARGLLRQPYWAIDTLRALDGKADIVKQYERGYK from the coding sequence ATGAGCCATTTGGGCCAACCTTACAAACTGAAAAGCCTGGAGCTGAAAAACCGAATCGTCATGAGCCCCATGTGCCAATACTCCGTGGATGCGGAAGACGGCAAGCCGAACGATTGGCACTTCGTCCATTATGCCACGAGAGCGATCGGCGGCACCGGCCTCATCATCATCGAAATGACGGACGTCGAGCCGGACGGACGCATCAGCAACCGGGATCTCGGCATCTGGTCGGACGATCACATCCCCGCATTCCGCCGCGTCATCGACGAGATCCATAAATACGGCGCCAAAGCCGCCATTCAGATCGCCCATGCCGGCCGCAAGGCGCTCGACGCGGAAGTACCGGTCGGTCCGGGCGACGAGCCATTCGCCCCCGACGCCAAAAAGCCGCGGCCGCTGACGACCGAAGAGGTTTGGCAAATGGTCGGCAAATTCGCCGACGCCGCCCGCCGGGCGGTCGAAGCCGGCGTCGACACGATCGAGCTGCACGGGGCGCACGGCTATCTCATCCATCAGTTCCAATCCCCGGGCATCAACAAGCGGACGGACGAATTCGGCGCCTACTACGCCAAATTCGGCGTAGAGATCATTCGAGCCGTCAAAAAAGTATTACCCGCGGATATGCCGTTGATTATGCGGGTCTCGGCCATTGAGTATATGCAAGGCGGATACGGACTCGAGCATTCGTTGGAAATGTGCCGGGCGTACCGAGACGCAGGCGTCGACATGTTCGATATCTCCACCGGCGGCGAAGGCGGACCGGCGGGTCCGCGCAAACCGGGCAACTACCCCGGCTACCAGCTTCCGTACGCTCGGGCCGTGAAGGAGCAGCTTGGCGTGCCGGTCATGACCGTCGGCATGATGGAAGACCCAGCCTTGGCCGAACACGCGGTCGCCGGCGGAGACGCCGACCTCGTCGCGATCGCCCGGGGCCTGCTGCGCCAGCCGTATTGGGCGATCGACACCCTGCGCGCGCTGGACGGCAAAGCCGACATCGTGAAGCAATACGAGCGCGGTTATAAGTGA
- a CDS encoding MFS transporter, protein MKNLSVFYFFYYLGMSMYSPFLSLYFESKGFSGTATGLLLSAWAVSGVVSPLVMGMINDRLRNPLTLLRVCVVVMPVIGLGFYFSGGYAVCLALAILFSWFSSSAMPLTDSAAVQIGSREGFSFSSVRLWGALSYAIGSFITGFIYKETGYPVSFLIFFAMSIPILVSMLRLPAVPRSSGKRPSLIEQAGTAASNRPFLLFVFMGFLLMTSMAVNSSFLPLYFREKGFDLGFVGTAYSVAALIEVPMFGLSARLVGRFGRFPILAFAAGCYALKCFCLFAFDNMALTMALQLLDGVSYALFAGVAVEVVNDLSDEKSKATSQAAFAALTYGLGGIIGNASGGAVLEIWGGSTLYLLLFGMSLCATILLIAVRKWKGFASASPSN, encoded by the coding sequence TTGAAGAATTTATCCGTATTCTATTTCTTTTATTACTTAGGCATGTCGATGTACTCTCCTTTTCTCAGCCTCTACTTCGAGTCCAAAGGATTCAGCGGCACGGCGACCGGACTGCTTCTGTCGGCGTGGGCCGTCTCGGGAGTGGTTTCACCGCTGGTCATGGGCATGATCAACGACCGGCTCCGCAACCCGCTGACCCTCCTTCGAGTGTGCGTGGTCGTCATGCCGGTGATCGGGCTCGGATTTTACTTTTCGGGCGGGTATGCCGTTTGTTTGGCGCTGGCCATCTTGTTTTCCTGGTTTTCGTCATCTGCGATGCCCTTGACCGATTCCGCGGCGGTCCAGATCGGAAGCCGAGAAGGCTTCTCGTTCAGCAGCGTTCGGCTGTGGGGGGCGCTCAGTTACGCCATCGGATCGTTCATCACCGGGTTTATTTACAAGGAAACCGGCTATCCGGTCAGTTTCCTGATCTTTTTCGCCATGAGCATTCCGATCCTCGTATCGATGCTGAGGCTTCCGGCGGTGCCGCGTTCTTCGGGCAAAAGGCCGTCCCTGATCGAGCAAGCGGGTACCGCGGCGAGTAACCGGCCGTTCCTGCTGTTCGTTTTCATGGGTTTCTTGCTGATGACCTCGATGGCGGTGAACTCCTCCTTCTTGCCGCTGTACTTCCGGGAAAAAGGGTTCGACCTCGGCTTCGTCGGCACGGCTTATTCCGTTGCGGCGCTGATCGAGGTGCCCATGTTCGGGTTGTCCGCTCGCTTGGTGGGCCGTTTCGGCCGGTTTCCCATTCTGGCGTTCGCAGCCGGCTGTTATGCGCTAAAATGTTTTTGCCTCTTCGCGTTCGACAACATGGCGCTGACGATGGCGCTCCAACTGCTGGACGGCGTCTCCTACGCTCTGTTCGCGGGCGTTGCGGTAGAGGTCGTCAACGACTTGTCCGACGAAAAATCGAAAGCGACGTCGCAAGCGGCTTTCGCGGCTTTGACCTATGGGTTGGGCGGGATCATCGGAAATGCTTCAGGGGGAGCGGTGCTGGAGATTTGGGGCGGGTCGACGCTCTACTTGCTGCTGTTCGGGATGAGTCTGTGCGCAACGATTCTCTTGATCGCAGTGAGAAAGTGGAAGGGCTTCGCCTCTGCGTCTCCCTCGAATTAG